A genomic stretch from Halichoerus grypus chromosome 7, mHalGry1.hap1.1, whole genome shotgun sequence includes:
- the SLC25A16 gene encoding solute carrier family 25 member 16 isoform X5 translates to MTAVICTYPLDMVRVRLAFQVKGEHTYTGIIHAFKTIYAKEGGCLGFYRGLMPTILGMAPYAGVSFFTFGTLKSVGLSHAPTLLGRPSSDNPNVLVLKTHINLLCGGVAGAIAQTISYPFDVTRRRMQLGTVLPEYEKCLTMWETMKYVYGHHGIRRGLYRGLSLNYIRCVPSQAVAFTTYELMKQFFHLN, encoded by the exons ATGACAGCAGTTATCTGTACTTACCCTCTTGACATGGTGAGAGTACGCCTAGCATTCCAGGTGAAAGGGGAACACACTTATACAGGAATTATTCATGCATTCAAAACAATTTATGCAAAG GAAGGTGGTTGCCTTGGATTTTACAGAGGCCTGATGCCCACTATATTAGGAATGGCTCCATATGCAG GTGTTTCGTTTTTTACCTTTGGTACCTTAAAGAGTGTTGGGCTTTCCCATGCTCCTACCCTTCTTGGCAGACCTTCATCAGACAACCCTAATGTCTTAGTTCTGAAAACCCACATAAACTTACTTTGTGGTGGTGTTGCTGGAGCAATAGCACAGACAATATC ctaCCCATTTGATGTAACTCGTCGGCGAATGCAGTTAGGAACTGTTCTCCCAGAATATGAAAAGTGCCT TACCATGTGGGAGACTATGAAGTATGTCTATGGACACCACGGAATTCGAAGAGGATTGTATCGTGGTTTATCTCTTAATTACATTCGCTGTGTTCCCTCTCAAGCAGTGGCTTTTACAACATACGAACTTATGAAGCAGTTTTTTCACCTCaactaa